GAATCCCGCGCGCGTTGTCGGTGTAGTGGTGCATGGGAGTCGGGTGCCGGGTCTGGGGTTTCGGGTCTTGGATGGGTGTCGGAACGCAAAGGCAACTCGCTCCGCCAAGCGGGACATTGTACGCGAGCTTAGACACGAGCCCCCAGACCCGACACCCGATCAATCAAACTCATCACCCTTGAACATCGACCCAAGATACGCCTGGCGGACGCGTTCGTTGTTGATGATCTCTTTGGGCGTGCCCTCGGCGAAGATGCGGCCGTCGGAGACGACGTAGACCCGGTCGCACACCGCGAGGATGTGGTGGACGTTGTGGTCGGTCACGAGCATCGAGATCTCATACTCGTCGCGTAGCCGGCGGATCTCGTCCTGGAGTTCCTCGACCGCGACGGGATCGACACCCGCAAAGGGCTCGTCGAGCAGGATCAGCGTGGGCTCGGTGACGAGCGCACGCGCGATCTCGAGCTTGCGCCGCTCGCCGCCCGAGAGCGTCCGGGCCTGCTGCTTCTTGTTCTTGGTGAGGTCGAACTGGTCCATGAGCTGTGCGGCGCGTTGCCGGCGTTCCCTGCGCCGCATCGGCCGGGTCTCGAGGATCGCCATCAGGTTCTGATAGACCGTCAGCCGCTGGAACACGCTGGGCTCCTGCGCGAGGTAGCCCATGCCGCGCTGGGCCCGCTGGTACATCGCGAGCTTCGAGACGTCCTGGCCGTTGAACACGACCTGCCCCTCGTCGGGCACGACCATCCCCATCGTCATGCGGAAGCTCGTCGTCTTGCCCGCGCCGTTTCGGCCCAGCAGCCCGACGATCTCGCCCTCCTCCACCGCGAACGAGACCTGGTCCACGACCGTTCGGCCCGAGTAGCTCTTCACCAGGTTGTTCGACTTGAGGATGTACACGCGGCACAGGATACCGGGCGATCGCTACGTAGGCATCCCGCCCTATCACCCCGAGGCCCACCGATTCCATCGGTGGGTGCTCTCGATCAACACAGGATCGCGCACAAAAGCACAACGCTTCGTTTCGCCTGGCTGCCGCGATACAATCGCAATGCTGTAACACGGCGGGCGTACGCACGTCCTTGACCCCCGGGGCCGACCGAATCGGCAAGCGTTTGCGATCGATCCGTATGCCCGCCGGGGCGAGATTCAACAAAGGAGCCGGCCATGCCCAGTCGATGGAAACGGATGCGGGGTTTCGCGCTGCTCTTGATTGTTGCGTTGCTGATCGCGGGCTGCTCGACCCAGCGGCACCTGCGCCGTGGAGATGAGGCCGCAGAAGCCGGGGACATGCGGGCGGCGCTGCACTACTACGAACGGGCCTTGGACTCTCGTGACTCGCTCTCGGAGGATGAGGACTTCGTCGCGAAGCTGCGTGTTGCCCAGTCGCGCGTCGCCTTTGAAGACGCGGCCGCGCTTCGGCTGCGCGGGCACTACGAGGCGTCTGCCCGGAAGCTGCACGAGTCGCTGGGCTACGACCCGACATACGCTGCGGCGCAGAACCTGCTGCACCAAGTCAACAGCCAGGCCGCGTCGCAGCGTTATGAACAAGCGATCGCCTCGGCCAACCGCGGGAACCTCGGTGCGGCGAACGAGCACCTCCGCATCGCACAGGCACACGACACGGCGAATGAAGATGTCGTCGCGGCACTCGCGTCGCTGCGGCTAGAGATATTGCCCGCAAACACGGCCGGGCTCGCGCCTTTTGAGTCGGGGCTTGCGCTCGCGGCCGAGCGGCGGTGGGACGACGCGGCCGGGGCGTATCGCGAATCGATCGGGCTCAACCGCAACATGCTCCCCGCCCGGGCGGAATTGGCCGAGGCGACCGCTCAACTCGCCGAGTCGCGTCGGCTGTCCGACAGTGGCGCGGCGCGCATCCGCGAGTCGCGCATCAGCGCGGCGATCCCGTTGCTTGAACAGTCGCTCTCGGTCTGGCCTTTCAACGAGCCGGCCCAGGCGTCGCTGACGCAGGCGCGGGGTGTGCTGGCGCAGGCGGACGCGAAGTTCAGCCAGGCCGTGACGGCGGGCGAGGCGTCGGACTGGGACACCGCGATCGCCGCGGCCGACGCGGGGCTGGTGCTGGATAAGTCGCACGCCCGGCTGCGCGCGTTTCGGCCTCAGCTCGCGCTGCGTGCGGCGACGGACTACACCGAGCGTGGCGCGGCGCATGCCGACGCCGGTGAGCTCGAAGACGCGCGTGATGCGTACCTGCGGGCGTTGTCGTACAAGCGGCCGCACAACCCGGCGCAGCGCGGTCTCGCGGGGGTGTACCGGGCTTGGGGCCAGGCGCACGAGCAGGCGGGCCGGGTCGGCGCGGCGCTATTGCACTACAACCGTGGCCAGGCGTACATGGCCACGAGCGGCATCGCCCAGGGCCGGTCGCGCACCCTCGCCGCGATCTACAACGGGCTTGGTATGTCGATCGCGATCGATGTCGATGACACGCCGCGCGGCCTCGCGGTGACGGGCGAACGGATGGGCCGGGCGCTCGTGCAGCTCGCCGAGCGCAACGCCCCGGCCGGGCTGTCGGTCGTCGCCGAGCAGCCGCGCTTCGTGATCGAGAGCGAGGTCGCCGAGGCGCATATCGCGCCGCAGCTCGTCGATAGCACGACACGCTCGCATCAGTACTACGTCAGCGAGCGCCGCCCCAACCCCGAACACGCCCGGCTGGTCGATTGCCTCCACGACTACCAGCAGCAGCTCGACCGCCTCGAACGCGACTACCACAGCCACGTCGGCCCCAACCACGGCCACCACCACCACGACCCGCACACCCCCGAGAACAACCACCTCAACCGGCTCGTCCGGCAGATGGAAGATAAACAGCGGCAGATCAGCCAGACGACCGGCCAGCTACGCAGGACGCCGCTGACCATCACGGTCCAGGTCTCGCGCACCTACCAGTACACCCTCGAGACCTACGCAAAGATCGGGACGCTCGCCGTGACGTCACGGCTGATCGATACCGTGACGGGTGAAACGGTCGAGACCTTCCGCGACGAGGCGAGTTTCGAAGCGACCGACACAACGATCCGCGGCGCTCGGCCCGAGATCGGCCTGCGCCCCAACGCGCTGCACCTGCCCGACGACAGTACGGTCGCAAGTTCGCTCGCGCATGATGCGGCGCAGCGCGTAGCGCGCCGCGCGATCGAGGCGGCGGTGATGTACGAACTCGACCGCGTCCGCGCGTTCGGCGCGGAGCAGCTCGAAGACGGCGAGTTGATCGCGGCGCTGGAGATCGAGGTCGCTGCGGGCGTGCTGATTGGTATGGTCGACGAAAGCGCGTCGGCCCGCGTGCTCGATCGGCTGGGTGAGGCGAACGTGGAATAGCCATCAGTACGCTGGTTTGTGTCTGTTTCGCCGCCGCCCAACGGGCGGCGGCGAACACGCATCCCTACAAAAACAAGCGTGGTTCCGGGTGCCACACAACTGGCTTGTCCGCAGGCCTGCTGTGTGCTGCGGGGACAACCGACTTAGTACACTCGCACACGGCAGCCCTGCGGACGGGCCAGTTGTGTGGCACCCACGGAAGGAACACGCGCGTTCTAACTGGGATGTGTATAAACAGCAGCTTGCAGCCCGATGCTGTGCCCAGCCCGCACAACCGCGCGCGCCCAAGGGATTGACCTACCCGTTTTCATGGCGATTGTTCTTGGTGGCCACGGGCCTGCCCGATATCCTGAATCGGCGGGGCTATGATGTTTTATTGTCACCCAGGAGTTTTCCGATGTTGCGACTACCGCGTTACGTGTTTGTTTCACGCAAGGGCCGGGCGATCGGCGGTGCGGTGGTCTGCGGCGTGTTGCTGTCCGCGTTGCCGTCGGGGTTGGGGGCCGGCAGCGTGTATGCGCAGGGCACCCATGAGGCGTCGGCGCAGGACCGCCGAGCCGCGTCGCATGCGTACGAGACCGGGCTGCTGCTGCACCGCGAGGGCGAGTTCGAGGCGGCGGTCGAACAGTTTTATGAAGCCATCGGCCACGACCCGTCGCTGCAACGCGCCTACGCCGCACTGACCGATGCCCAAGTCAGCGGCGCACGCAACCGCCTGCTGCTCGCGATCCGTGCGGCCGACGAGGGCGACCTGCTCGCCGCGCGTCGCCACACGCAGCGCGCGATGGCGCTGGACGGCGGGAACGAACATATCCGCGCGGCAGCGCAGTCGTTCGGCCCGATCGAGGATGCACTGATCGCCACGCAGCAACATGCGTTCACGCAAGGCCAGGCCTTGGCCGACGAACAGAACTGGCGGCTGGCGCGCGAGCGCTTCGAGGCACTGATCGAGACGGCTCCGCTCTATCTCCCGGCCCGCGCTGCGAAGCAGCGCGCCGCACACTTCGAAAACCGCTCGATCGAGCTGGCCAACCAAGGCACTGCGCTGATGCAGCAGCACCGGCTGGGCCCAGCGCTCGAGTCGCTCGCGGCCGCTTCTGCGATCTGGCCTTACCACCCCGACGCGAGCGAAACGGCGGAGCAGGTCGAGGCGCAGATCGCGGATGCCCAGGCCCTCGCGGGCCGGGCGGCGAATGCGGTCGCGGCGGGCGATCTCGAAGAGGCCCTGGGTCTGGCGCAGTCGGCGACGGCCATCGACAGCTCCAACGCCCAAGCCCGCGGCGCGGTGCGTGATGCCGAGCGCGGCTTGGCCGAGCGTTACAGCGTGCAAGGCGACGAACAACTCGAAGCGGGTGACTTCGCCGCCGCCCGGGCGCATTATGTGCAGGCGTTCGAGTATGTCGGCTATTACCCCGACGCCCGGCGCGGCATGGCGCAGGCCTACCTCGGGGAGGGGCAGGCGCTGTGGCTCTCAGGCCGATCGGGCGCGGCGTTGCTCGCGTTCCTGGCCGGCGAATCGCACGACCGCAGCGCGGTGAACGACGCGATCAGCCAGTTACGGCGTGAAATGCTGTCGCAGTTTGACGTCACGTTGACGATCGACGTGCCCGAGCACGCGCCGGCGATCGGTGTCGAATCGCGTGCGTTGTGGGCCGAGCTCGCGACGGCGCCGCTCTCGCCTTACATGGCCCGCGCGGATGCAGACGAGGCGCGCTACGCGGTCGAGGTCAGGATCAACGACACCGACGTCGAGCTCCGCCGGACCCGCACCACGCAGTCGACCTACGGCAACAGCTCGGGCTACGCGACGGGCTACACGCAGTGGGAAAAACGCGGCACGCTCGACTGCACCGTCACGATCACCGACACCGCGTCGGGCGAGGTCGTCCGCCGATGGGATGCGAACCGCTGGGTGACGCACACGGATCGCCAGCAGTATGTGGTGGGCACGACTTGGCGTCGCAGCTACTGGACGCTGCCCAGCGACGATGAGGTCGAGGGCCGGCTGGCGCGTGACCTGGTCAACGAGGTCTGGCCCGACATCCGCGCGGCGGTGACACTGGCCCGGGCGCGCGACCTGCGTGACCAGGCGGATATGCCTCCCTTCGCACAGACGCCCGAGCAGACGTTGGAACTGCGCGTGGCATCGACCCTGCTCGCCGGCCAGGTCAACGAGCGCGAGGGCGACGCGGCGCTGCGCGAGCTCGCGCGGGAGTTCGCGGCCGAGTAAGCGCATACACACGTCCCGCTCATCGCCTGTACGGCTCCACGTGCCACGGTTGATCCGCTTGAGCGGTCGGCCGTGTTTCCTGTGCCGTTGTGCCACCGACCGACCGAGTTGCAGCGGTTTTGAGGATGCACGACAGGCCGCAGCATGTCCACGATGGTTGAGTCGCCGGGCGAGGTTTCTTCCGCGGCGATCGGCCCGTGTTCCGGTATCATGTCGGCACATGCAGGCACTGTATTTATGGCTTTGGCGCCTGGTTCCGGGCAACCCGCAGGTCGTGCGGATCGTCAACGGCGGCAGCCGGCGGACGCAGCACGCCTTTGTCCGCATGGGCTACCTCGGCGCGCTGATCGCGCTGGTGACGATCGGCATGCTCTCGGCCGGGAGCATGGGCGGGGCCGTCGACCTCAACGACCTCGCCAAGGCCGGCTCGCAGGTCTTCCGCGTGATCGCCTACGGCCAGGTCATCCTCGTCTGCCTGCTCGCCCCGATCTTCATGGCCGGCGCAATCGCCTCCGAACAGTCGGGCAAGACCTACAACATCCTGCTGACGACGCCGCTGTCGAACCTGCAGATCGTGCTGGGCTCGTTGTTTGGCCGGCTGTTTTTTGTGCTGACGATCCTGCTCAGCGGGCTGCCGCTGTTTGCGGTGATGCTCGTCTTCGGCGGCGTGCCGGTGAGCAGTGTGTTCGCCGCGTTCGCGGTCGCGGGGATGACGGCCCTGTTCGTCGGCGCGGTCGCGGTGGTGCTGTCGGTGATGCGCGCGCCGGCGGGCGCAAGGCCGTGTTTGTGTTTGTGATCTCGATCGCGGCGTACCTGCTCGTGCTGGGCGCGCTCGACATGGTCCTGCTGCGCAACCTCGGCCCGACGCGCGGCCACACGACCGTCGTCACCTCGCTCCACCCGCTGCTCGTCCTCGAAGCCACCATCAACCGAGCCAACTACGCCACGCCCGGCCCCGAGCAGGTCGCCAAGTACCCCGCCCTCGTCGGGTTCTATCTCACCAAGCCGCTGGCGACCTTCAGCATCCTGTCGGTCGTCTCGAGCTTCCTGATGCTGCTGTTCTGCTCGCTCTTTGTCCGGCGGATCGGCGCGGGCGACAGCCCCGCGATGATCTGGCTCAAGGCTAAGCTCCGCCTCGCCGAGCAGGGCGCGGCGCGCACACACGCAGCGCCCGGCAGCTGGGCACGGGCAACCCGATCGCCTGGCGCGAGGCCAACACCCGCGGCAAACTCGCGGCCGGCATCATCGCCCGCTACGGCTTCGTCGTCCTCGGGCTCATCGGACTGGGCCTGCTCCTCTACTACTACCACGTCGACCCGTACTGGAAGGTGGGCCAGGCCAACGCCACGCCGGGCAGCACCGTCGCGCGTGGCCCGGTCGAGTGGTTCCACCCTGCGCTGATGACCCTCATCATCGCCGAGATCGCGGTGATTACGCTCGTCGCGATCTACATGTCCGCCGGCAGCGTCTCGAAAGAACGCGAGGACGGCACGCTGGACATCATGCTCACCACGCCCATTACCCCGCGCTACTACGTCTGGGGCAAGCTCCGCGGCCTGGTCCGATTCCTCAGCGTCATGATCTCGCTGCCCGTCATCACGCTCGCGCTCGTCGCGCTCTACACGTTCGTGGGCCAACTGCTCGGCTGGTCGCAGGCATCGATCGGCTACAACAACATCAGCTACGACTACATGGGCAACCCGATCACCACGGTCCACCACGTCCCGCTGCTGATCCCCGAAGCGCCCGTGCTCATGCTCCTGATGCTCGTGCCCTTCGTCGCGCTGTGCGTCGGCGTGGGCATGTTCTGGTCCCTCAAGGCCAAGGGCGTCTTGGGCGCGGTCGTCCCGTCGGTTGCCATCATCGGCGCGGGCTCTCTCGTGTTGGGCTTGTGCGGGCTCTCCGCC
The sequence above is a segment of the Phycisphaeraceae bacterium D3-23 genome. Coding sequences within it:
- the lptB gene encoding LPS export ABC transporter ATP-binding protein translates to MYILKSNNLVKSYSGRTVVDQVSFAVEEGEIVGLLGRNGAGKTTSFRMTMGMVVPDEGQVVFNGQDVSKLAMYQRAQRGMGYLAQEPSVFQRLTVYQNLMAILETRPMRRRERRQRAAQLMDQFDLTKNKKQQARTLSGGERRKLEIARALVTEPTLILLDEPFAGVDPVAVEELQDEIRRLRDEYEISMLVTDHNVHHILAVCDRVYVVSDGRIFAEGTPKEIINNERVRQAYLGSMFKGDEFD
- a CDS encoding ABC transporter permease subunit, whose protein sequence is MGQANATPGSTVARGPVEWFHPALMTLIIAEIAVITLVAIYMSAGSVSKEREDGTLDIMLTTPITPRYYVWGKLRGLVRFLSVMISLPVITLALVALYTFVGQLLGWSQASIGYNNISYDYMGNPITTVHHVPLLIPEAPVLMLLMLVPFVALCVGVGMFWSLKAKGVLGAVVPSVAIIGAGSLVLGLCGLSASGSIPLIGPVLNAFSPMTSVVMIVDPATWVQQYTETPAVGRVSLFIGAVAVCAGYATIVWAMIAAMVRGFDHTVRKLSGGK